A genomic region of Herbaspirillum sp. DW155 contains the following coding sequences:
- a CDS encoding c-type cytochrome, with protein MKTLLLIATLMAGSALSAQAMASEQLAKSKNCMACHSVDAKIVGPAYKEVAKRYAGQKDAEAKLVKKVLEGGSGAWGAVAMPANKGQVTEAEAHQLVKWVLSLK; from the coding sequence ATGAAAACCCTGTTGTTGATCGCCACCCTGATGGCCGGATCGGCCCTGTCGGCCCAAGCCATGGCCAGTGAGCAGTTGGCCAAATCCAAGAATTGCATGGCCTGCCACTCGGTGGATGCCAAGATCGTCGGCCCCGCCTACAAGGAAGTGGCCAAGAGATATGCCGGCCAGAAGGATGCCGAAGCCAAGCTGGTCAAGAAAGTGCTCGAAGGCGGTAGCGGCGCATGGGGCGCGGTGGCCATGCCGGCCAACAAGGGCCAGGTGACCGAGGCTGAAGCGCATCAGCTGGTGAAGTGGGTGTTGAGCCTGAAGTGA
- the cls gene encoding cardiolipin synthase produces the protein MTDKTTHLKSWSAAWLLLLLSSLLLAACSSLPTIVPDMDTQSARTIQMKGGRGVLSEAQAKAVLDKLRARNADNTLLDRHVAIESAITGSPLVTGNKVTLLIDGPATYASMQQAIQAARYHINMETYIMEDDEVGHQFADLLIAMQKKGVQVNLMYDSVGALNTPREFFQPMIDAGIHVLEYNPINPTQVRKDWEVNQRDHRKLLVVDGKTAFVGGINISSVYSSGSFSTRKKKPRVNKEGEQIPWRDTQVRIDGPVALEFQKLFIDTWTKQRGPELGDHRYFPPVAAAGNEIVRAIGSSPDDPYSVIYATFISAIQHAESSIYLTNAYFVPDPQLRDSLKNAARRGVDVRLILPSHSDSSLVLYASRSFYSELLEAGIRIYERQDALLHSKTALIDGVWSTIGSTNLDWRSFVYNQEINAVILSPQFGVQMKSMFDRDLGASREITKEQWDQRPVSERMKEFGASVWSRLL, from the coding sequence ATGACCGACAAGACAACGCACCTGAAGAGCTGGTCCGCCGCCTGGCTCCTGTTGTTGCTGAGCTCCCTGCTGCTGGCGGCCTGCAGCTCGCTGCCCACCATCGTGCCCGACATGGACACGCAATCGGCCCGCACCATCCAGATGAAGGGCGGACGCGGCGTGCTCTCGGAAGCGCAGGCCAAGGCCGTGCTCGACAAGCTGCGCGCCCGCAACGCCGACAACACCCTGCTGGACCGCCACGTGGCCATCGAAAGCGCCATCACCGGCTCGCCCCTGGTGACCGGCAACAAGGTCACGCTGCTCATCGACGGTCCGGCCACCTATGCCTCTATGCAGCAGGCCATCCAGGCAGCGCGCTATCACATCAACATGGAAACCTACATCATGGAAGACGATGAGGTCGGGCACCAGTTTGCCGACCTGCTCATCGCCATGCAGAAGAAGGGCGTCCAGGTCAACCTGATGTACGACAGCGTGGGCGCCCTCAATACCCCGCGGGAATTCTTCCAGCCCATGATCGATGCCGGCATCCACGTGCTGGAATACAACCCCATCAATCCGACCCAGGTGCGCAAGGATTGGGAAGTCAACCAGCGCGATCACCGCAAGCTGCTGGTAGTCGACGGCAAGACCGCCTTCGTGGGCGGCATCAACATCAGCAGCGTCTATTCCAGCGGCTCCTTCAGCACCCGCAAGAAAAAACCGCGCGTGAACAAGGAGGGTGAGCAGATCCCCTGGCGCGATACGCAGGTGCGCATCGATGGTCCGGTGGCGCTGGAATTCCAGAAGCTCTTCATCGACACCTGGACCAAACAGCGCGGGCCTGAGCTAGGCGACCACCGCTACTTCCCGCCCGTGGCCGCAGCGGGCAACGAGATCGTGCGCGCCATCGGCAGTTCGCCCGACGATCCCTACAGCGTCATCTATGCCACCTTCATCTCGGCCATCCAGCATGCGGAAAGCTCGATCTACCTGACCAACGCCTATTTCGTGCCCGACCCGCAACTGCGTGATTCGCTCAAGAATGCGGCCAGGCGCGGCGTGGACGTGCGCCTGATCCTGCCTTCGCACAGCGATTCCTCGCTGGTGCTGTATGCCTCGCGTTCCTTCTACAGCGAACTGCTGGAGGCCGGCATCCGCATCTACGAACGCCAGGATGCGCTGCTGCATTCCAAGACCGCCTTGATCGATGGCGTCTGGTCCACCATCGGCTCGACCAACCTCGACTGGCGCAGCTTCGTCTACAACCAGGAAATCAATGCCGTCATCCTGAGCCCGCAATTCGGCGTGCAGATGAAAAGCATGTTCGACCGGGATCTTGGCGCCTCCAGGGAGATCACAAAGGAACAATGGGACCAGCGGCCGGTTAGCGAGCGCATGAAGGAATTTGGCGCCAGCGTGTGGTCCCGCCTGCTGTGA
- a CDS encoding sulfite reductase flavoprotein subunit alpha, with translation MFKKIWFQLHWFIGITAGTLLMTIGVTGAILSFREEIMDALSPGVMHVQVRQQATLTPQQLLDKLHEAEPARRVTVLTLNNEAGTSARVVFAPPAGMRRGEARYVDPYTGTLLPPVTGAAFFEFIEHFHRWLLLPTEIGKITLGTLALALLMLALSGLYLRWPRRPLSLRAWLRLDFQLQGRSFLWNLHSVIGTWSLVIYVIFSITGAYWALDWFKDGVNTLAGESRRPPMQRSEGKKKPAADEAVPLDLTLAWNTFLAKAPDYQSAQLRLPEQGTQPLQIFFLDHDAPHERARGRMVVLPQSGDIRQLERYEDKSNGGKLIAAIYPLHMGTYFGLPGRIIMAIASLMMPLFGITGWMLYLDRRRKKAALRAQRAHLDGTATATGGEPVLVAYASQTGQAERIALHTAAALRRSGVAVHLQSLAQSTPESLRHHRRILFIASTFGEGDAPDSARGFEKRLRRAAGQSLAHLHYAILALGDRHYAQFCGFGHTLDHGLRQCGAKPLFPLVEVDRMAGSALRKWESELAAHGLQASVSDILPTTAPAWQSWTLTRRVLMNPGSQGGPLYHLELQAADGSSPVWQAGALVEILPRHAPDRIALLLQRLQLDGSVIVKHQGRERTLAEVLAGSILPPHPERQAQALADQLQPLAPRSYSVASVPQDGAVHLLVRQVQHEDGLGLASGWLTEFAPIDTTVQLRLIDNASFAPVPATTPAIFIGNGSGLAGLRGHLRARMQDAQTPSRNWLLFGERNGCYDFLYREELQVWLEQGRLTRLDLAFSRDQAQRIYVQDRLREAADELRQWLDQGAVLYVCGSLDGMAAGVDAVLTDLLGESGLQALIEQNRYRRDVY, from the coding sequence ATGTTCAAGAAGATCTGGTTCCAGTTGCACTGGTTCATCGGCATCACTGCCGGCACCCTGTTGATGACCATCGGCGTGACCGGCGCCATCCTGTCTTTCCGCGAGGAAATCATGGACGCGCTCAGCCCCGGCGTGATGCACGTCCAGGTGCGCCAGCAAGCCACGCTCACGCCTCAGCAACTGCTGGACAAGCTGCATGAGGCCGAACCCGCGCGGCGCGTCACCGTCCTGACCCTCAACAACGAAGCGGGTACCTCGGCGCGCGTGGTGTTTGCGCCGCCTGCGGGGATGCGACGCGGTGAAGCGCGCTACGTCGATCCCTATACCGGCACACTGCTGCCGCCGGTGACGGGCGCGGCCTTTTTTGAATTCATCGAACACTTCCACCGCTGGCTGCTGCTGCCCACCGAGATCGGCAAGATCACCCTGGGCACTCTGGCGCTGGCCCTGCTGATGCTGGCGCTGTCGGGCCTGTACCTGCGCTGGCCGCGCCGCCCGCTGTCGCTGCGAGCCTGGCTACGACTGGACTTCCAGTTGCAGGGGCGCTCCTTCCTGTGGAACCTGCATTCGGTCATCGGCACCTGGTCGCTGGTGATCTACGTCATCTTCTCCATCACCGGCGCCTACTGGGCGCTGGACTGGTTCAAGGACGGCGTGAACACGCTGGCCGGCGAGAGCCGCCGCCCGCCCATGCAACGCAGCGAAGGCAAGAAGAAGCCGGCGGCAGACGAGGCCGTGCCGCTGGACCTGACCCTGGCCTGGAACACCTTCCTCGCCAAGGCACCGGATTACCAGAGCGCCCAGCTGCGCCTGCCGGAACAGGGAACGCAGCCGCTGCAGATTTTCTTCCTCGATCACGACGCGCCCCATGAGCGCGCACGCGGCCGCATGGTGGTGCTGCCGCAAAGCGGCGATATCCGCCAGCTGGAACGCTACGAAGACAAGAGCAACGGCGGCAAGCTCATCGCCGCCATCTACCCGCTGCACATGGGCACTTACTTCGGCCTGCCGGGCCGCATCATCATGGCCATCGCCAGCCTGATGATGCCGCTCTTCGGCATCACCGGCTGGATGCTCTACCTCGACCGCCGCCGCAAGAAAGCCGCGCTGCGCGCCCAACGCGCCCACCTGGACGGAACGGCCACGGCCACCGGGGGCGAGCCGGTGCTGGTAGCCTACGCCTCGCAGACCGGTCAGGCCGAACGCATCGCCCTGCATACCGCCGCCGCCCTGCGCCGCAGCGGCGTGGCCGTGCATCTGCAATCGTTGGCGCAGAGCACGCCGGAAAGTCTGCGCCATCATCGCCGCATCCTCTTCATCGCCAGTACCTTCGGCGAAGGTGATGCGCCCGACAGCGCGCGCGGCTTCGAAAAACGCCTGCGCCGCGCGGCCGGACAATCGCTGGCCCACCTGCACTACGCCATCCTGGCCCTGGGCGACCGCCATTACGCGCAATTCTGTGGCTTCGGCCATACGCTCGACCACGGCCTGCGCCAGTGCGGCGCCAAACCGCTGTTCCCGCTGGTGGAGGTAGACCGCATGGCCGGCAGCGCCCTGCGCAAATGGGAAAGCGAACTGGCAGCCCACGGCCTGCAGGCCAGCGTGAGCGACATCCTGCCCACCACTGCCCCCGCGTGGCAGTCATGGACGCTGACACGCCGCGTGCTCATGAATCCCGGCAGCCAGGGTGGACCGCTGTATCACCTGGAATTGCAGGCGGCCGACGGCAGCAGTCCCGTCTGGCAGGCCGGCGCATTGGTGGAAATCCTGCCGCGCCACGCCCCGGACCGCATCGCCCTGTTGCTGCAGCGCCTGCAACTGGATGGCAGCGTCATCGTGAAACACCAGGGCCGCGAACGCACGCTGGCCGAAGTGCTGGCCGGCAGCATCCTGCCGCCGCATCCCGAGCGCCAGGCACAGGCCCTGGCCGACCAGTTGCAGCCGCTGGCGCCGCGTTCGTATTCGGTGGCCTCGGTGCCGCAGGATGGCGCCGTGCATCTGCTGGTGCGTCAGGTCCAGCATGAAGATGGACTCGGCCTGGCCTCGGGCTGGCTGACCGAATTCGCCCCCATCGATACCACCGTGCAATTGCGCCTGATCGACAATGCCAGCTTCGCACCGGTGCCTGCCACGACCCCGGCCATCTTCATCGGCAATGGCTCGGGCCTGGCCGGACTGCGCGGCCATCTGCGTGCGCGCATGCAGGATGCACAGACGCCCTCACGCAACTGGCTGCTCTTCGGAGAACGTAACGGATGTTACGATTTTCTCTATCGCGAAGAATTGCAGGTCTGGCTGGAACAAGGCCGGCTCACGCGTCTGGACCTGGCCTTCTCGCGCGATCAGGCCCAGCGCATCTATGTGCAGGACCGCCTGCGCGAGGCCGCGGATGAATTGCGCCAATGGCTGGACCAGGGCGCCGTCCTCTACGTCTGCGGCAGTCTCGATGGCATGGCCGCTGGGGTGGATGCGGTCCTGACGGACCTGCTGGGCGAGTCCGGCCTGCAGGCTCTGATCGAACAGAACCGCTACCGCCGCGATGTCTATTGA
- a CDS encoding type II toxin-antitoxin system RelE/ParE family toxin yields the protein MQCEVEYTDEFGHWWEQLDEAEQISVDAYVGLLEKNGTALRYPYCSGILGSRHAHMRELRVQHAGRPYRVLYAFDPFRHAILLIGGDKTGNQRWYEQYVPLADKLYDIHLETLTKEAIHHGKEI from the coding sequence ATGCAATGCGAGGTAGAATACACCGATGAATTCGGACACTGGTGGGAACAGCTTGACGAAGCAGAGCAGATATCGGTCGACGCCTACGTTGGCCTGCTGGAGAAAAACGGTACTGCTCTTCGATACCCATACTGTTCCGGAATTCTTGGTTCCCGGCACGCACATATGAGAGAGCTGCGGGTCCAGCATGCAGGAAGGCCCTATCGGGTGCTCTATGCATTTGATCCGTTCAGACATGCCATTCTTCTGATCGGCGGCGACAAGACGGGAAACCAGCGGTGGTACGAGCAGTATGTCCCGCTTGCGGACAAGCTCTACGACATTCATCTCGAGACATTGACGAAGGAGGCGATCCATCATGGCAAGGAAATTTAG
- a CDS encoding XRE family transcriptional regulator encodes MARKFSELRAGMRPQARMQAQARTESLQTSIKLQALRKSLKVTQADLASSLQVQQAAISKMENRDDLLVSSVMDFVRGLGGQLVLTATFPGNKTFDLTPEPVKVRRSPIAVSEKPRASLRRARKA; translated from the coding sequence ATGGCAAGGAAATTTAGCGAACTGCGCGCCGGCATGCGGCCGCAAGCGCGCATGCAGGCTCAGGCCAGAACGGAGTCCCTGCAGACCAGCATCAAGTTGCAGGCGCTGCGCAAGAGTCTGAAAGTGACGCAGGCCGACCTCGCATCCAGCCTGCAGGTGCAACAAGCTGCCATCTCGAAAATGGAAAACCGGGATGATCTGCTGGTGAGCTCCGTCATGGATTTCGTACGCGGCCTGGGTGGACAGCTGGTGTTGACCGCCACTTTCCCGGGCAACAAGACCTTCGACCTGACGCCTGAACCGGTAAAAGTACGACGCAGCCCCATTGCCGTATCAGAAAAGCCGCGTGCCAGTCTGCGCCGGGCACGCAAGGCCTGA
- a CDS encoding alpha/beta hydrolase, giving the protein MNIYRDYDREALDQQYNVRLRISDFQTWFDRFARAGEAARQAHPHLADLPYGEEALQTLDFFPGRSNGRPLLVFIHGGYWRSLDKHQFSQIALPYLAQDINVALLNYRLAPQVRMGDIAADCGRALRMLYGKAAALRFDPDAIWLMGHSAGAHLAALIASLGAAPVRGVCGISGIYDLEPVRLSYLNEVLHLSPSDAQQASPQLLAMPNGVQALLCAGELESAEFLRQRDLYAATLRQSGHAVEVVPLPQQHHLSVVDVAADAHSVLTRTMIKMMLA; this is encoded by the coding sequence ATGAACATCTACCGCGACTATGACCGCGAAGCCCTCGACCAGCAGTACAACGTACGGCTGCGCATCAGCGATTTCCAGACCTGGTTCGACCGCTTCGCGCGCGCAGGAGAAGCTGCACGGCAAGCGCATCCCCATCTGGCCGACCTGCCCTATGGCGAAGAGGCGCTGCAGACCCTGGACTTCTTCCCCGGACGCAGCAATGGGCGGCCGTTACTGGTGTTCATCCATGGCGGCTACTGGCGTTCGCTGGACAAGCACCAGTTCAGCCAGATCGCCCTGCCCTACCTGGCCCAGGACATCAACGTGGCCCTGCTCAATTACCGCCTGGCACCGCAGGTGCGCATGGGTGACATCGCTGCCGATTGTGGACGTGCATTGCGCATGCTCTACGGCAAGGCAGCCGCGCTGCGCTTCGATCCGGATGCCATCTGGCTCATGGGCCATTCCGCCGGTGCGCATCTGGCGGCGCTGATCGCCTCGCTGGGCGCGGCCCCGGTGCGCGGCGTGTGCGGCATCAGCGGCATCTATGACCTGGAACCGGTACGCCTGTCCTATCTCAACGAGGTACTGCACCTGTCGCCCTCGGACGCCCAGCAGGCCAGCCCGCAGCTGCTGGCCATGCCCAATGGCGTGCAGGCGCTGCTGTGCGCGGGGGAACTGGAGTCGGCCGAATTCCTGCGCCAGCGCGACCTCTACGCCGCCACGCTGCGCCAGTCAGGCCATGCCGTGGAAGTGGTGCCGCTGCCGCAGCAGCATCACCTGAGCGTGGTGGATGTGGCTGCGGATGCGCACAGTGTGCTGACGCGGACGATGATCAAGATGATGCTGGCCTGA
- a CDS encoding LysR family transcriptional regulator, with the protein MALIEPRDIDLNLLVVFQEVFQERQISSVARRLGLSQPAVSNALARLRRSFGDELFVRTAQGMQPTPFAEQVAEPVAAALQQVARALNLQEGFVPQSSERVFTIAMTDVGEVYFMPRLIEACAEVAPGVRISTVRAGAIDLKSEMEAGRVDLAIGAFDNLSEALYQRRLFRQEYVSMFRIGHALDKRGEVSLKEFLAAEHLMVSSQESPYDRINQNLEKAGILPSVRFRVPHFTAVPYIVSTTALVVTVPRKLAESAAAPFGLRCIKPPLRLPALQTNMFWHRRYNQDEGNVWLRNLISTHFAE; encoded by the coding sequence ATGGCCCTCATCGAACCGCGCGACATCGACCTCAATCTGCTGGTGGTCTTCCAGGAGGTTTTCCAGGAACGCCAGATCTCCTCGGTGGCCCGCCGGCTGGGGCTGTCGCAGCCGGCGGTGTCCAATGCGCTGGCGCGGCTGCGGCGCAGCTTCGGCGATGAACTGTTCGTGCGCACGGCACAAGGCATGCAGCCCACACCCTTTGCCGAGCAGGTGGCCGAGCCGGTGGCTGCGGCGCTGCAGCAGGTGGCGCGTGCTCTCAACCTGCAGGAAGGCTTTGTTCCGCAAAGCAGCGAGCGCGTCTTTACCATCGCCATGACCGATGTGGGTGAGGTGTATTTCATGCCGCGCCTGATCGAGGCCTGTGCCGAGGTGGCGCCGGGTGTGCGTATTTCGACCGTGCGCGCTGGCGCCATCGATCTCAAGAGCGAGATGGAAGCCGGCCGGGTGGACCTGGCCATCGGTGCCTTCGACAACCTCTCCGAGGCGCTCTATCAGCGGCGCCTGTTCCGTCAGGAATACGTGAGCATGTTCCGCATCGGCCATGCGCTGGACAAGCGCGGCGAGGTCAGCCTGAAAGAATTCCTGGCGGCCGAGCATCTGATGGTGTCCTCGCAGGAAAGTCCTTACGACCGCATCAACCAGAACCTGGAAAAAGCCGGCATCCTGCCCAGCGTGCGCTTCAGGGTGCCGCATTTCACGGCCGTGCCCTACATCGTCAGCACCACGGCGCTGGTGGTGACGGTGCCGCGCAAGCTGGCCGAGAGTGCCGCCGCGCCGTTCGGCTTACGGTGCATCAAGCCGCCGCTGCGCCTGCCGGCGCTGCAGACCAACATGTTCTGGCATCGCCGCTACAATCAGGACGAGGGCAATGTCTGGCTGCGCAACCTGATCTCGACGCATTTCGCCGAATGA
- a CDS encoding MFS transporter, which translates to MSTHASGALPTVHVDQVVEQGRFGPFQFSLLLLCGLCLIIDGFDVQAMGYVAPAIIADWGVSKASLGPVFGAGLFGMLLGSLVLTPVGDRYGRRPVLIASTLFFAACMLATPLVTTIDQLLIVRFITGFGLGSIMPNAMALVGEFSPQSSRVTRMMLVSCGFTVGAAAGGFVSAALIPAHGWHAVFWVGGAVPLVLGLAMLVWLPESIQFLVLHRRPRSQVARWLRKLDPAIHIDDKTEVVVKETKAEGMPVAALFRDGRAGVTVLLWLISFMNLINLYFLSNWLPTLIRDAGYSTSMAVLIGTSLQVGGVVGTLSLGRFINRFGFTRVLGTCFLLACVSIALIGKVAAMPVLLFVAVIVAGFCIVGGQPAVNALAGTFYPTTLRSTGIGWALGIGRIGSVVGPVIGGQLIALQWSNASLFIAASVPALVSALTIARLHRTSRGVSA; encoded by the coding sequence ATGAGTACCCACGCAAGTGGCGCGCTCCCCACGGTCCATGTGGACCAGGTGGTGGAGCAGGGCCGGTTCGGTCCTTTCCAGTTCAGCCTGCTGCTGCTGTGCGGCCTGTGCCTGATCATCGATGGTTTTGATGTGCAGGCCATGGGCTACGTGGCCCCGGCCATCATCGCCGATTGGGGCGTGAGCAAGGCCAGCCTGGGGCCGGTGTTCGGCGCCGGCCTGTTCGGCATGCTGTTGGGCTCGCTGGTGCTGACCCCGGTGGGTGACCGTTATGGCCGCCGCCCGGTGCTGATCGCCTCCACGCTTTTCTTTGCGGCCTGCATGCTGGCTACGCCGCTGGTCACCACCATTGATCAGCTGCTGATCGTGCGCTTCATCACCGGCTTCGGCCTGGGCAGCATCATGCCCAACGCGATGGCGCTGGTCGGTGAATTCAGCCCGCAATCCTCTCGCGTCACGCGCATGATGCTGGTGTCCTGCGGCTTCACCGTCGGTGCTGCCGCCGGTGGTTTCGTCAGCGCCGCGCTGATCCCGGCGCACGGCTGGCATGCAGTCTTCTGGGTCGGCGGCGCGGTGCCGCTGGTGCTGGGCCTGGCGATGCTGGTGTGGCTGCCAGAATCGATCCAGTTCCTGGTGCTGCATCGTCGGCCGCGTTCACAGGTAGCGCGCTGGCTGCGCAAGCTCGACCCTGCCATCCACATCGATGACAAGACCGAGGTCGTGGTCAAGGAAACCAAGGCCGAGGGCATGCCGGTGGCGGCCCTGTTCCGCGATGGCCGCGCGGGCGTCACGGTGCTGCTGTGGCTGATCAGCTTCATGAACCTGATCAATCTGTATTTCCTCTCCAACTGGTTGCCCACGCTGATCCGCGATGCCGGTTATTCCACCAGCATGGCCGTGCTGATCGGTACTTCGCTGCAAGTGGGTGGTGTGGTTGGCACGCTCAGCCTGGGCCGCTTCATCAACCGCTTTGGTTTCACCCGCGTGCTGGGCACCTGCTTCCTGCTGGCCTGCGTGTCCATTGCGCTGATCGGCAAGGTGGCCGCCATGCCGGTCCTGCTGTTCGTGGCGGTGATCGTGGCGGGCTTTTGTATCGTGGGTGGCCAGCCGGCCGTCAATGCGCTGGCCGGCACGTTCTATCCGACCACGCTGCGTTCCACCGGCATCGGCTGGGCGCTGGGCATCGGCCGCATCGGCTCGGTGGTCGGCCCGGTCATCGGTGGCCAACTGATCGCACTGCAGTGGAGCAATGCGTCGCTGTTCATCGCTGCGTCCGTGCCGGCGCTGGTCTCGGCACTGACCATTGCCCGTTTGCATCGTACTTCCCGAGGAGTGTCCGCATGA
- the hmgA gene encoding homogentisate 1,2-dioxygenase, translated as MNAITDSSVSHHVHTRGYQSGFGNEFATEALPGALPAHQNSPQQVAYGLYAEQISGTAFTAPRSHNRRSWLYRIRPAAVHHPFEPMERGLLVSHFDEVAAPPNQLRWDPLPMPTVPTDFIEGLVTMAGNGSPQAQSGCAIHLYAANCSMTDRFFYSADGELLIVPQLGRLQLRTELGVMDIEPQEIAVIPRGVRFQVRLPDGEARGYICENFGALLRLPDLGPLGSNGLANPRDFATPHAWYEDREGDFQLIAKFGGNLWQARIGHSPLDVVAWHGNYAPYKYDLRHFNTIGSISYDHPDPSIFLVLQSQSDTPGVDTIDFVIFPPRWLAAEHTFRPPWFHRNVASEYMGLITGQYDAKEGGGFVPGGGSLHNCMSGHGPDAATFEKASRIDTSKPNKVDHTMAFMFETRNILCPTRHALAAPTLQRDYQDCWLGIQKNFNPERA; from the coding sequence ATGAATGCCATCACCGATTCTTCCGTCAGCCATCACGTGCATACGCGCGGCTACCAGTCCGGCTTCGGCAACGAGTTCGCCACCGAGGCGCTGCCGGGTGCCTTGCCGGCGCACCAGAATTCGCCGCAGCAGGTGGCCTATGGGCTGTATGCCGAACAGATTTCCGGTACCGCCTTCACCGCGCCGCGTAGTCACAACCGCCGGTCCTGGCTGTATCGCATCCGTCCGGCGGCGGTGCATCATCCCTTCGAACCGATGGAGCGCGGCCTGCTGGTGAGCCACTTCGACGAGGTGGCCGCGCCGCCCAATCAGTTGCGCTGGGACCCGCTGCCCATGCCGACGGTGCCCACCGATTTCATCGAAGGGCTGGTCACCATGGCCGGCAATGGTTCGCCGCAGGCGCAGAGTGGTTGCGCCATCCATTTGTATGCGGCCAATTGCTCGATGACTGATCGCTTTTTCTATTCGGCCGATGGCGAACTGCTGATCGTGCCGCAGCTGGGCCGTCTGCAATTGCGTACCGAGCTGGGCGTGATGGATATCGAACCGCAGGAGATCGCCGTCATCCCGCGCGGCGTGCGCTTCCAGGTGCGCTTGCCGGATGGCGAGGCGCGCGGCTATATCTGCGAAAATTTCGGCGCGCTGCTGCGCCTGCCTGATCTCGGGCCGCTGGGTTCCAACGGCCTGGCCAACCCGCGCGATTTCGCCACGCCGCACGCCTGGTACGAAGACCGCGAGGGCGACTTCCAGCTCATCGCCAAGTTCGGCGGCAACCTGTGGCAGGCCAGGATCGGCCACTCGCCGCTGGACGTGGTGGCCTGGCATGGCAACTACGCGCCCTACAAGTACGACCTGCGCCACTTCAATACCATCGGCTCGATCAGCTACGACCATCCCGATCCGTCGATCTTCCTGGTGCTGCAGTCGCAAAGCGATACACCGGGCGTGGACACCATCGACTTCGTTATCTTCCCGCCGCGCTGGCTGGCCGCTGAACACACTTTCCGTCCACCCTGGTTCCACCGCAACGTGGCCAGCGAATACATGGGCCTGATCACCGGCCAGTACGATGCCAAGGAAGGCGGCGGCTTTGTGCCCGGCGGTGGCAGCCTGCATAATTGCATGAGCGGCCACGGACCGGACGCGGCCACCTTCGAGAAGGCCAGCCGCATCGATACCAGCAAGCCGAACAAGGTCGATCACACCATGGCCTTCATGTTCGAGACCCGCAACATCCTTTGCCCGACCCGCCACGCCCTGGCTGCGCCGACCTTGCAGCGCGACTATCAGGATTGCTGGCTGGGCATCCAGAAGAACTTCAACCCGGAGCGCGCATGA